The following proteins are encoded in a genomic region of Cardinium endosymbiont of Culicoides punctatus:
- a CDS encoding AAA family ATPase produces the protein MHQDPKDLANKRPLEEVEIGSDSKKKKLGSNNIPIGVVSIEEMLSTQYYVDKTDHAYTLMSGVNKYIFLSRPRRFGKSLFVSTLEEIAKGNKELFQDCYIYNSGYDWKKYPVIRVDFSNIDKNNSKVLKESILNELYTISNSYEIAMEKPNKKTLPNTYLKDLINKLVSKYTELKKTDSSYEPKVVVLVDEYDSPFINQSDPVIKEENRLIVREFLTVIKSLTANNFIKLEFVTGVSAYCFRDTYSGPNNLNDITLDKNYATIAGYKEEDLLQKDSIYSKKVNKLAKKRNISSNVLVGEMRSMYNGYKFHPEDDTIAVYNPLSTLMFLQRGELNNYWINTGTPTFLVKKAGKSNTKDFSKPISVTKHELTEPDEDNLTVNGAMFQGGYLTIDKYENPLDNGKLRQMDDPILLKFPNGEVEKSFYNLLFKKFEKDLESEGKTRKRAIVKKLKDIDLEGLVKVIRSCMSSIPFNLSHPKHNKNEAYYHTALHCLLEGAELNPLSEHATSGGRIDIVIDALNDVTYIFELKHDQNVNIALGQIEGNNYREKFLYKEKNIVLIGLNYASKMRNVEQKFDFAIYDEDGNKTTKDAILGNRQHVRGREVNRQRG, from the coding sequence ATGCATCAAGATCCAAAAGACTTAGCGAATAAAAGACCATTAGAAGAAGTAGAAATAGGTTCTGATAGTAAAAAGAAGAAATTAGGTTCTAACAATATCCCTATTGGTGTTGTTTCTATAGAAGAAATGCTATCTACACAGTATTATGTAGATAAGACGGATCATGCTTATACATTAATGTCTGGTGTTAATAAATACATCTTTCTCTCCCGTCCCCGTAGATTTGGCAAATCTTTGTTTGTTAGCACATTAGAAGAAATAGCTAAAGGAAATAAAGAGCTATTTCAAGATTGCTATATCTATAACTCTGGTTATGATTGGAAGAAATATCCTGTCATTAGGGTGGATTTTTCAAATATTGATAAAAACAACTCCAAAGTATTAAAAGAATCTATTCTAAATGAATTATATACTATTTCTAATTCATACGAAATAGCAATGGAAAAGCCTAATAAAAAGACTCTTCCTAACACTTATTTAAAAGATTTGATTAACAAACTAGTTTCAAAATATACAGAACTAAAAAAGACTGATTCAAGTTATGAACCTAAAGTCGTTGTTCTGGTAGACGAATATGATTCTCCATTTATTAATCAATCAGATCCAGTTATAAAAGAAGAAAACCGTTTAATTGTACGAGAATTTTTAACTGTTATTAAAAGTCTTACTGCTAATAATTTTATCAAATTAGAATTTGTCACTGGTGTTAGTGCTTACTGTTTTAGAGATACTTATTCAGGTCCTAATAATCTAAATGATATTACTTTAGATAAAAATTATGCAACTATAGCTGGTTATAAAGAAGAAGATTTATTACAGAAAGATTCTATTTATAGTAAAAAAGTAAATAAGTTAGCAAAAAAAAGAAATATAAGTAGCAATGTACTAGTTGGAGAAATGCGTTCTATGTATAATGGTTATAAGTTTCATCCTGAAGATGATACGATAGCTGTATATAATCCACTATCCACACTAATGTTCTTACAACGTGGTGAACTAAATAACTATTGGATTAATACAGGAACACCTACTTTTTTAGTTAAAAAAGCAGGCAAATCAAATACTAAAGATTTTAGCAAGCCTATTTCTGTTACTAAACATGAATTAACAGAACCTGATGAAGATAATTTAACGGTGAATGGTGCCATGTTTCAAGGAGGATATTTAACTATTGATAAGTATGAAAATCCATTGGATAATGGAAAACTTAGACAAATGGATGATCCAATATTATTAAAATTTCCTAATGGAGAAGTAGAAAAATCTTTTTATAATCTATTATTTAAAAAATTTGAGAAAGATTTAGAATCAGAAGGTAAAACGCGTAAACGTGCCATAGTTAAAAAACTGAAAGATATAGATCTAGAAGGTCTTGTTAAAGTTATTAGATCATGCATGTCAAGTATACCATTTAATTTATCTCATCCAAAGCATAATAAAAATGAGGCCTACTACCATACAGCTTTACACTGTTTATTAGAAGGAGCAGAACTCAATCCACTTAGTGAACATGCTACTAGTGGAGGGAGGATAGATATTGTTATTGACGCATTAAATGATGTTACCTATATATTTGAATTAAAACATGATCAAAATGTTAATATTGCTCTAGGTCAGATAGAAGGTAATAATTATAGAGAAAAATTTCTTTATAAAGAAAAAAATATAGTCCTTATAGGACTTAATTACGCTAGTAAAATGCGTAATGTTGAACAAAAATTTGATTTTGCCATCTACGATGAAGATGGCAATAAAACCACTAAAGATGCTATTCTTGGTAACCGTCAGCATGTACGTGGTAGGGAAGTTAACAGACAACGAGGATAA
- a CDS encoding DUF6314 family protein, with translation MSKTIIGPTDIKKITSDKIFHFIPGIWRISRKIESKTPYQNYEIDGYGSFTLSTDHTNMLLYKEKVVIYNPGKNIFNRGNQEYKYVYNVTTSSIYKYFKDGRLFYELMILDNTVTGSHVCIQDEYISNYTFGNNQFTLIYDVNGPLKSYKIITNYLKLS, from the coding sequence TTGTCTAAAACAATCATAGGTCCTACTGATATTAAAAAGATAACATCGGATAAAATCTTCCATTTTATACCAGGAATTTGGAGAATATCAAGAAAAATAGAATCAAAAACACCATATCAAAATTATGAAATAGATGGTTATGGATCTTTTACGTTATCAACAGATCATACAAATATGCTTTTGTATAAAGAAAAAGTTGTTATTTATAATCCAGGGAAAAATATATTTAATAGAGGAAATCAGGAATATAAATATGTATATAATGTAACTACATCATCTATATATAAATATTTTAAAGATGGAAGATTGTTCTATGAACTAATGATTTTAGATAATACAGTAACAGGATCACATGTATGTATTCAGGATGAATATATATCGAATTATACTTTTGGTAATAATCAATTTACACTTATTTATGATGTAAATGGCCCTTTGAAGTCTTATAAAATTATAACAAATTACCTAAAACTTTCGTAA
- the rplT gene encoding 50S ribosomal protein L20 produces MPRSVNAVASKARKKRILKLAKGYWGKRKNVWTVAKNAIEKGLLYAYRDRKVKKREVRALWIQRINAAVRIYGLSYSQFIGKLALANIDINRKTLADLAMNQPDAFEAIIKQVA; encoded by the coding sequence ATGCCAAGATCCGTTAATGCAGTAGCATCCAAGGCGCGAAAAAAACGCATACTAAAGTTAGCTAAGGGCTACTGGGGCAAAAGAAAAAATGTTTGGACAGTAGCTAAAAATGCTATTGAAAAAGGTTTATTATATGCCTATAGAGATCGTAAAGTAAAAAAAAGAGAAGTAAGGGCATTGTGGATACAGCGTATTAATGCAGCTGTTCGTATTTATGGCCTTTCTTATTCTCAATTTATTGGGAAGCTTGCGCTAGCTAATATAGATATAAATAGAAAAACACTTGCCGATCTAGCAATGAATCAACCAGATGCATTCGAAGCTATTATCAAACAAGTAGCCTAA
- the rpmI gene encoding 50S ribosomal protein L35: MPKVKTHSGSKKRFQLTGTGKIKRKHAFKSHCLSKRIKTTKQKRNLTHFTLVDKTNAPTIRKLLVV, encoded by the coding sequence ATGCCAAAAGTTAAAACACATTCTGGTTCAAAAAAAAGATTTCAGTTAACAGGTACAGGTAAAATAAAGCGTAAACATGCTTTTAAGAGTCACTGTCTGTCTAAAAGGATAAAAACAACAAAACAGAAAAGAAATCTTACACATTTTACGCTTGTAGATAAAACAAATGCACCAACTATTCGCAAGCTACTAGTCGTTTAG
- the infC gene encoding translation initiation factor IF-3, with protein MKEAHNVNERIIAPEVRLVGDNVTSGIYRLSDALGIAETQELDLVEISSAGDMPVCRVIDYAKFKYLQKRKHKEIKSNAQKVVIKQIRFGPNTSDHDFDFKLKHAINFLETGAKVKVCVRFIGRQIMFKERGELILLRFSKELESYGKLEQLPKLEGKKVMSLTIAPLGAKK; from the coding sequence ATGAAAGAAGCCCACAATGTTAATGAACGTATCATAGCGCCAGAAGTGCGTTTAGTTGGGGATAATGTAACCAGTGGTATTTATAGACTTAGTGATGCTTTAGGAATTGCAGAAACACAAGAATTAGACTTAGTAGAAATCTCTAGTGCAGGGGATATGCCTGTTTGTAGGGTAATTGATTATGCTAAATTTAAATATCTTCAAAAACGTAAGCATAAGGAAATAAAAAGCAATGCTCAGAAAGTTGTTATCAAACAAATTCGTTTTGGTCCAAATACCAGTGATCATGACTTTGACTTTAAATTAAAGCATGCTATTAACTTTCTAGAAACTGGTGCAAAGGTTAAAGTTTGTGTTCGGTTCATAGGTAGGCAAATTATGTTTAAGGAAAGAGGAGAGTTGATCTTGCTTAGATTTTCTAAGGAACTAGAATCTTATGGGAAACTAGAACAACTGCCTAAACTAGAAGGGAAAAAAGTGATGAGTTTAACGATAGCCCCATTGGGTGCGAAAAAGTAA
- a CDS encoding prolipoprotein diacylglyceryl transferase, with the protein MLATIVWDKSPEIFQLGSFTLRWYNLLFVASFILGSPIWHHMFTKAGKDVREAEVVKIYLIFGVLFGARLGHVIFYEWNYYKNHLSEIFLPCVFSPEFKIVGFSGLASHGAAIGIILAIFLYVKRMKVSIFPFRIRFESRRPPGEFLWLLDHLVILVALGGAFIRIGNFMNSEIIGKPTNANYGVIFIRSFKDEFSKNYSSMVENLEICKAPTDRTLATKGGLQPIQLVISFKKTMEDEIVIKQFLEVSLKNMLVRSSHGEEPMVYETYGTPLSYTLSKVETYGEYQAVVNTLGIPRHPAQLYESFSCFLIFVLLLVWWYKKGQTLCPGRILGGFMLMVFALRFFYEFYKENQTPFEDHMLLNMGQLLSLPLIIAGLFLVLRPRPKVKNDPNIS; encoded by the coding sequence ATGTTAGCCACTATTGTTTGGGATAAATCTCCAGAAATATTTCAGCTAGGCTCTTTTACACTACGCTGGTATAATCTTTTATTTGTAGCTTCATTCATTTTGGGTTCCCCAATTTGGCATCATATGTTTACCAAAGCTGGAAAAGATGTCCGAGAGGCTGAGGTTGTAAAAATTTATCTCATATTTGGCGTATTGTTCGGAGCTCGGTTAGGGCATGTTATTTTTTATGAATGGAACTATTATAAAAATCATTTGTCAGAAATATTTTTGCCATGTGTTTTCTCGCCTGAGTTTAAGATAGTAGGTTTCTCTGGCTTAGCCAGTCACGGTGCTGCCATTGGCATTATACTTGCCATTTTTCTTTATGTAAAGCGTATGAAGGTATCTATTTTTCCTTTCCGCATACGTTTTGAAAGTCGCCGACCTCCTGGAGAGTTTCTTTGGCTTCTGGACCATTTAGTCATTCTTGTTGCTTTAGGTGGGGCATTTATCCGTATCGGCAACTTTATGAACTCAGAAATTATTGGTAAGCCAACCAATGCCAATTATGGAGTGATCTTTATAAGAAGCTTTAAAGATGAGTTTTCAAAAAACTATTCGTCCATGGTAGAAAATCTTGAAATTTGCAAGGCGCCTACCGATCGTACTCTAGCAACAAAGGGTGGTTTACAACCCATCCAATTGGTTATTTCCTTCAAAAAAACAATGGAAGATGAAATAGTTATAAAGCAATTTCTGGAAGTCTCTTTAAAGAACATGTTGGTGCGGTCATCTCATGGCGAAGAACCCATGGTTTATGAAACCTATGGTACACCACTTAGCTATACATTATCTAAAGTAGAAACATATGGAGAATATCAAGCTGTAGTAAACACTTTAGGCATTCCAAGGCATCCAGCTCAACTCTATGAATCATTTTCTTGTTTTTTAATCTTTGTTTTGTTGCTTGTATGGTGGTATAAAAAAGGTCAAACATTATGTCCTGGACGAATTTTAGGGGGTTTTATGTTGATGGTTTTCGCATTGCGTTTTTTTTATGAATTTTATAAAGAAAATCAGACTCCATTTGAAGATCACATGCTTTTAAATATGGGGCAATTACTTAGTTTACCCCTGATCATAGCAGGGCTATTTTTAGTATTACGTCCTAGACCTAAAGTAAAAAATGATCCTAACATAAGCTAA
- a CDS encoding leucyl aminopeptidase codes for MQYPRFEFLDKQAQQEEMTCYALGVFESNGKPYTDNLVNEHYYSSVIMPLIRESHFSGKKFSMVSANCFHQIGKIILVGLGKQEDVDQECIRQAASVIYRECVRLHSNSMIVNFSNLLETSAHLKAFAEGIFLSTHYDERFKSQKDTKVTRLKSVHLLGALEDDKTIQVAKEIVMGVNLAKELVNAPANYVTPSFLAKKAIEIAENHQLELHILEKEDCKRLGMGAYLSVTQGSDASPKFIHLCYKPKSLDANATFSKIALIGKGVTFDSGGLNLKIGASKIELMKHDMAGAAVMLGVAGVIGAIKPNKEVHFIIAATENMINGSATKPGDVVTASNGKTIEIDNTDAEGRLTLADALVYAEKLNVDAIVDLATLTGAMVVALGSKISGVFGTDQKLVDGLLSASPKTGEKIWQMPLEESYFEGMSSIVADMKNTGDKEQGAGSISAAMFLKQFVKQTPWAHIDIAGTAWTTRPWFYNQAGGTGFGVRLLVDWILNG; via the coding sequence ATGCAGTATCCTAGATTTGAATTTTTAGATAAACAGGCTCAACAAGAGGAAATGACCTGTTATGCACTGGGTGTTTTTGAAAGTAATGGAAAACCATACACCGATAACCTGGTAAATGAACACTACTATAGTAGTGTGATTATGCCTTTAATAAGGGAGTCACATTTTAGTGGAAAAAAGTTTAGTATGGTTTCTGCAAACTGTTTTCACCAAATAGGTAAGATTATACTGGTGGGACTTGGCAAGCAGGAAGATGTTGATCAAGAATGCATTCGACAAGCAGCAAGTGTCATATATAGGGAGTGCGTGAGACTGCATAGTAATTCTATGATCGTAAACTTTTCTAATCTCTTAGAAACCAGTGCTCATTTAAAAGCTTTTGCAGAAGGCATTTTTCTTTCTACTCATTATGATGAGCGTTTTAAATCACAAAAAGACACAAAGGTTACGCGTCTCAAGAGTGTTCATCTTTTAGGTGCTTTAGAAGACGACAAAACCATTCAAGTAGCCAAAGAGATTGTGATGGGCGTTAATCTCGCTAAAGAACTGGTTAATGCTCCAGCTAATTACGTAACACCTTCTTTTTTAGCAAAGAAAGCTATTGAAATCGCTGAAAATCATCAGCTAGAGTTGCATATTTTAGAAAAAGAAGACTGCAAAAGACTAGGCATGGGAGCATATCTTTCCGTTACCCAAGGATCCGATGCGTCACCTAAATTTATTCACCTTTGCTATAAACCAAAATCACTTGATGCCAATGCTACCTTTTCAAAAATTGCTTTGATAGGGAAAGGAGTTACATTCGACTCTGGTGGATTGAATTTAAAAATAGGTGCTTCTAAGATTGAATTAATGAAACATGATATGGCTGGAGCAGCTGTTATGTTGGGAGTAGCAGGGGTTATAGGGGCTATAAAACCTAATAAAGAGGTCCATTTTATTATTGCTGCTACAGAGAATATGATTAATGGGAGTGCTACCAAACCTGGAGATGTTGTTACTGCTTCAAATGGAAAAACTATTGAAATAGATAATACCGATGCAGAAGGAAGGCTCACATTGGCTGATGCACTCGTCTATGCAGAGAAATTAAATGTAGATGCCATTGTAGATCTGGCTACCCTAACAGGTGCTATGGTTGTTGCTCTGGGATCAAAAATTTCAGGTGTATTTGGTACGGATCAAAAATTGGTTGATGGGCTATTGAGTGCTTCGCCAAAAACAGGAGAAAAAATTTGGCAAATGCCATTAGAAGAGTCTTATTTCGAAGGGATGAGCTCTATTGTTGCAGATATGAAGAATACAGGAGATAAGGAACAAGGTGCAGGATCTATTTCTGCTGCCATGTTTTTAAAACAATTTGTTAAACAAACGCCTTGGGCACATATAGATATTGCCGGAACAGCATGGACCACAAGGCCTTGGTTCTATAATCAAGCAGGTGGAACAGGGTTTGGTGTACGATTGTTAGTAGATTGGATTCTTAATGGTTAG
- a CDS encoding single-stranded DNA-binding protein gives MASVNKVIILGNLGKDPEIRHLENGRMRVQLIIATHDNYKNRNGEKVTHTDWHEVVFWTPHAEVAAQYLCKGNQVYIEGKLTHRSYIHKEGEQRYVTQIVGQQLVLLGNTRKNLEEEPRVVNYNHAEKGMIGNDMGELPL, from the coding sequence ATGGCAAGTGTAAATAAAGTTATTATTTTGGGTAATCTAGGAAAAGATCCAGAAATTCGCCATTTAGAAAATGGTCGTATGCGGGTTCAATTGATTATAGCAACCCATGATAATTATAAAAATAGAAATGGCGAAAAAGTAACGCATACAGATTGGCATGAGGTCGTATTCTGGACACCACATGCAGAAGTTGCTGCACAATATTTATGTAAGGGCAATCAGGTATATATAGAAGGAAAATTGACCCATAGATCATATATACACAAAGAAGGAGAACAACGATATGTGACGCAAATTGTTGGTCAACAGCTCGTCTTATTAGGTAATACAAGAAAAAATTTGGAGGAAGAGCCCCGCGTAGTTAATTATAATCATGCAGAAAAGGGAATGATCGGTAATGATATGGGAGAATTACCACTATAG
- a CDS encoding DNA-3-methyladenine glycosylase — protein sequence MEYIPKPPLPLSFYQREDVVQIARELIGKMLCTNMHQQITGGIIIETEAYKGVEDKACHAYNYRRTKRTAVMYKDGGITYVYLCYGLHHLINIVTYTNDFPHAVLIRAIFPILGIETMLKRRKKLFSYDRLKLTNGPGSVCQALGIDLSHNAVSLDSSCIWITESDIQINQMQINQSPRIGVDYAGQDALLPWRFRLENPLDVLNMRSYIIVLNQIN from the coding sequence TTGGAATACATACCCAAGCCACCACTTCCTTTATCTTTTTATCAGCGCGAAGATGTAGTACAAATTGCACGTGAACTAATAGGAAAAATGTTATGTACTAACATGCATCAACAGATCACTGGTGGCATCATTATAGAGACAGAGGCCTACAAAGGCGTAGAAGATAAAGCTTGTCATGCTTATAATTATCGTAGAACCAAACGTACAGCAGTAATGTATAAAGATGGGGGGATTACCTATGTCTATCTATGTTATGGTCTTCATCATCTTATCAATATTGTTACCTACACAAACGATTTTCCACATGCGGTACTCATTCGAGCAATTTTCCCAATTCTAGGAATTGAGACTATGCTAAAAAGAAGGAAGAAACTATTTTCTTATGATCGATTAAAACTAACGAATGGCCCTGGTAGTGTATGTCAGGCTCTGGGTATAGATCTTTCTCACAATGCTGTTTCACTTGATTCTTCTTGTATATGGATTACAGAAAGTGATATCCAAATAAATCAAATGCAAATAAATCAAAGCCCACGTATAGGAGTTGATTATGCTGGTCAAGACGCACTTTTACCGTGGCGTTTTAGGCTTGAAAATCCTTTGGATGTCTTAAATATGCGCTCCTATATAATTGTTCTTAACCAGATAAACTAG
- the truB gene encoding tRNA pseudouridine(55) synthase TruB encodes MKEYSPSVHTDIGGMIMIDKPSGWTSFDVVKKVRALLKVKKIGHAGTLDPLATGLLLLCTGKQTKKIYSLQELPKVYTGQIVLGKTTPSMDLETDFDSVSCYDHLNEDMIKAVAATFVGTIEQTPPIYSALKVGGKRAYKMARAAQPIVLSPRSIVIHSFSLTTIDIPLITFELTCSKGTYVRSLAHDLGKKLGVGAYLHALCRTQIGPYHLNNACTIEKLLETKNDVWAFEEIV; translated from the coding sequence ATGAAGGAATATTCACCCTCTGTACATACTGATATAGGTGGTATGATTATGATAGATAAACCTTCGGGATGGACTTCTTTTGATGTAGTAAAAAAAGTTCGTGCTCTATTGAAGGTAAAAAAAATAGGCCATGCTGGCACGCTAGATCCTTTAGCGACAGGATTACTCCTGTTATGTACTGGTAAACAAACAAAAAAAATTTATAGCCTACAAGAGCTCCCAAAAGTTTATACAGGACAAATTGTACTTGGCAAAACTACGCCATCTATGGATTTAGAGACTGATTTTGATAGTGTATCCTGTTATGACCACCTCAATGAAGATATGATAAAGGCAGTAGCAGCTACTTTTGTTGGTACCATAGAACAAACACCTCCTATATATTCTGCCTTAAAGGTAGGAGGCAAAAGAGCTTACAAAATGGCAAGAGCTGCACAACCAATCGTTTTATCTCCTCGCTCTATTGTCATCCATTCTTTTTCTCTTACGACCATAGATATTCCATTGATTACTTTCGAATTAACTTGTAGCAAAGGTACATATGTCCGTAGTCTTGCACATGATTTAGGGAAAAAATTAGGAGTAGGAGCATACCTTCATGCTTTATGTCGAACCCAAATAGGTCCTTACCATTTAAATAATGCCTGTACTATAGAAAAATTGTTAGAAACGAAAAACGATGTGTGGGCTTTTGAAGAGATTGTGTAA
- a CDS encoding helix-turn-helix domain-containing protein, with protein sequence MEQHKGKIVEIAIRKSGYQMKALAEKLGIARNTLYTKIREAELDDAFIIKISNIIHYDFSTEFPHLNKYDTAPNPNPDITTYNELGPYRKPGPTNPDFIQLQELNKKYLILLEDYNNLLKILILLANNNDLVGIKKEITEFLAEEEDE encoded by the coding sequence ATGGAACAACATAAAGGAAAAATAGTTGAGATAGCCATCAGGAAAAGTGGTTACCAAATGAAAGCGCTAGCTGAAAAGCTAGGTATTGCGCGTAACACGCTTTACACAAAAATCAGGGAAGCAGAACTGGATGATGCTTTTATTATTAAGATCAGTAACATCATTCATTATGATTTCTCTACAGAATTTCCACATTTGAATAAATATGATACAGCTCCTAATCCTAATCCTGATATTACTACGTATAATGAGCTGGGTCCGTATAGAAAACCGGGACCAACGAATCCTGATTTTATTCAGTTACAAGAATTAAATAAAAAATATTTGATACTTCTTGAAGATTACAATAATCTCTTAAAAATTTTAATTCTGCTTGCTAATAACAATGATTTAGTCGGTATTAAAAAAGAAATTACAGAGTTTTTAGCAGAGGAAGAAGATGAATGA
- the rsmG gene encoding 16S rRNA (guanine(527)-N(7))-methyltransferase RsmG yields MHTSLEKPCDSAAIVCSHFKELSNTQIAHFSSLGNIYRLWNTKINLISRKDIDNLYMNHILHSLSISKIISFCPNTHILDFGTGGGFPGIPLAIMFPEVHFHLVDSIGKKIKAVHEIVTTLGLNNITVSCIRGEEIQGKYDFVVGRGVTNLERFYGWVKDKIAQEQKNSLHNGILYLKGYANVALPFSTHVYPLQDFFKETFFKEKCLVHGYEKTMVSD; encoded by the coding sequence ATGCATACATCTTTAGAAAAACCTTGTGATTCTGCTGCTATAGTATGTAGTCATTTTAAAGAACTTTCTAATACGCAAATAGCACATTTTAGTAGCCTGGGCAATATCTATCGCTTATGGAATACAAAAATAAATCTTATTTCTAGAAAAGATATTGACAATCTTTATATGAATCATATTTTGCATTCATTATCCATTTCAAAAATAATATCTTTTTGCCCAAATACCCATATCCTAGATTTTGGAACAGGGGGAGGATTTCCTGGTATTCCCTTAGCAATTATGTTTCCTGAAGTACATTTCCATTTGGTAGATTCCATAGGGAAGAAAATAAAAGCAGTTCATGAAATAGTAACAACACTTGGATTAAATAATATTACAGTCTCCTGTATAAGGGGAGAAGAGATACAAGGGAAATATGATTTCGTCGTAGGCAGGGGCGTTACTAACCTAGAACGTTTCTACGGTTGGGTAAAAGACAAGATAGCTCAAGAACAAAAAAACAGTCTCCATAATGGCATTTTGTATCTGAAAGGATATGCAAATGTAGCGCTGCCATTTTCAACACATGTATATCCATTACAAGATTTTTTTAAAGAAACTTTTTTTAAAGAAAAATGCTTGGTGCATGGATATGAAAAGACAATGGTTTCCGATTAA